The following coding sequences lie in one Pseudomonas syringae CC1557 genomic window:
- a CDS encoding glycosyltransferase family 39 protein, which yields MFESNHPDNLSGWSSTRYQRVLAVTYFLLLAVWSAGIAFNGAPDESTHFFLLEYLKTFHSLPSATEPAQALTGSISGYTWQPGEFWYHGLPFPHVIGALVTSYGLGWMVPSELGYLAARCFNWILGAVFICALFRIAHRAGMPKKSAALAALVIALIPQVSFVFSYFNSDAFGLMSVSLMISALLGFLKAPNKLAAMCLGGAIGLMFLAKLYLLPALVFVVVMLAAHHFWGGKSLKRHIPTMVIVAAIVSVPMLVVTFMKYGEISGISGQIDFVALHKNNPAAGFGTCYIGCSGHLFNMRNVLPWLSLTLTSYFSTTGWMNIFLPSTYYMGAAVLFFLLVTAAIFQTARVYSRDNTRLFLLNYLLPLVMILGLFPSITLLSLLASQNSLPQPQGRYLFVTIPFLALLIAFASMSHARAKNAASSARDVRSNRFHLKWLVVVAAWMAWTNMVAWNENTLSPKNIQKSAIGKAVTEAVLASGSGRSSSNDTLSAAQLTERLSVTNGEFFIKIPFGQPGAAGTIDEVRKTSDGWSLRGWSVPSTTEGSPEYVIAVEAGKVISAIRIDVKRPDVASALADPTALRSGYEGVIPAVSPPDKCDLKLYTVTSTFKIFTMPDVCASISRSSH from the coding sequence GTGTTTGAATCCAACCACCCAGACAATCTGTCAGGCTGGTCCAGCACCCGTTATCAACGGGTGCTGGCCGTCACCTACTTTCTTCTACTCGCTGTCTGGTCAGCAGGGATTGCGTTTAATGGAGCACCTGACGAGTCAACGCATTTCTTTTTGCTGGAATACCTGAAAACGTTCCACTCGCTGCCGAGCGCTACGGAGCCGGCTCAAGCGCTCACTGGGTCTATCTCGGGATATACCTGGCAACCTGGAGAGTTCTGGTACCACGGCCTCCCCTTCCCTCATGTCATAGGCGCACTGGTCACTTCCTACGGACTGGGCTGGATGGTACCTAGCGAACTGGGCTACCTCGCTGCAAGATGCTTTAACTGGATACTGGGCGCCGTGTTTATCTGCGCCTTGTTCCGTATCGCACATCGCGCAGGGATGCCGAAAAAATCTGCCGCTCTTGCTGCGCTTGTGATCGCACTGATTCCGCAAGTCTCTTTTGTTTTCTCATATTTCAACAGTGACGCATTCGGGCTGATGAGTGTGTCGCTGATGATCAGTGCGCTTCTAGGCTTTTTGAAAGCACCCAACAAGCTGGCCGCGATGTGCCTGGGCGGTGCGATCGGCCTGATGTTCCTGGCAAAACTATATTTGCTGCCCGCCTTGGTCTTCGTCGTGGTCATGCTTGCCGCACATCATTTTTGGGGGGGCAAAAGTCTGAAGCGACATATCCCGACGATGGTAATCGTTGCGGCTATCGTTTCTGTACCCATGCTGGTTGTCACCTTTATGAAATATGGTGAGATCTCAGGGATATCTGGACAGATTGACTTCGTTGCCTTGCACAAAAACAACCCTGCCGCGGGTTTCGGAACCTGTTACATCGGGTGTTCCGGGCATCTATTCAATATGAGAAATGTCCTTCCGTGGCTCAGCCTTACGCTAACGAGCTATTTTTCAACTACCGGCTGGATGAACATATTTCTGCCTTCGACCTATTATATGGGCGCGGCAGTGTTGTTCTTTTTACTTGTGACAGCAGCCATTTTCCAGACAGCGCGCGTTTATTCACGCGATAATACGCGGTTATTTCTGCTGAATTATCTGCTGCCACTGGTTATGATTCTGGGCCTGTTTCCTTCGATAACCCTGCTCAGCCTACTCGCGTCACAGAACTCTTTGCCTCAACCGCAGGGTCGGTACCTGTTCGTCACGATTCCGTTTCTGGCATTACTCATAGCATTTGCCAGTATGAGCCACGCTCGCGCCAAAAACGCTGCGTCATCTGCAAGAGATGTCAGGTCAAACCGGTTTCACCTGAAATGGCTGGTTGTGGTGGCTGCATGGATGGCATGGACGAACATGGTTGCCTGGAATGAAAACACCCTGAGCCCCAAGAATATCCAGAAATCGGCCATCGGCAAGGCAGTGACAGAAGCAGTTCTGGCGAGCGGTTCAGGTAGAAGTTCGAGTAATGACACCCTAAGTGCCGCGCAACTGACAGAGCGTTTGTCCGTTACCAATGGCGAGTTTTTCATCAAGATTCCTTTCGGACAACCTGGCGCGGCGGGCACCATCGACGAAGTTAGAAAAACGTCTGACGGCTGGTCGCTGAGAGGCTGGAGTGTGCCTTCGACAACCGAAGGTTCGCCAGAATACGTCATCGCTGTAGAGGCGGGGAAAGTTATCAGCGCAATCAGAATAGACGTCAAACGACCAGACGTCGCTAGCGCACTGGCTGACCCGACTGCCCTTCGCAGCGGCTACGAAGGCGTTATTCCTGCGGTTTCGCCTCCCGACAAGTGCGACCTAAAACTTTATACTGTCACCTCGACCTTCAAAATTTTTACAATGCCTGATGTATGCGCATCCATCAGCCGTTCGTCTCACTGA